Proteins from a single region of Fischerella sp. PCC 9605:
- a CDS encoding DUF6262 family protein yields MKTLTETQQTRKHQALEKVNKAIERLEKLGVKINFQTIAKEANVSVAYLYKYSELKERIMQLRGQQTHMSVTPRDQPPATPKANSQVVSRLKQRILTLETENNELKRKNEALAGQIYRVHSLLEQVERQKDIIATLEDRLKQATEQITPAKVISLTGKSQTKISETIKAQLEATGIQLNPTLIKAIKSSQEETVLNAIEAYKEAIITGNVGRPLGWLKRAIEEEWKPNGAVQAKSELDTFNEWFPLAKNRGLVKASQNTKQGIMVYTDHGECIAFADMLAKYPVEKLKLSL; encoded by the coding sequence ATCAAAACCCTTACCGAGACTCAACAGACCAGAAAACACCAAGCACTGGAGAAGGTCAACAAAGCTATCGAACGGCTTGAGAAATTGGGAGTCAAAATCAACTTTCAAACAATCGCTAAAGAGGCTAACGTCAGCGTTGCTTACCTCTACAAATATTCTGAACTTAAAGAGCGCATTATGCAGTTGAGGGGTCAGCAAACCCACATGTCAGTCACTCCTCGAGATCAACCGCCCGCCACCCCTAAAGCCAATTCTCAAGTAGTCAGCCGACTCAAACAGCGCATCCTTACTTTAGAGACAGAGAATAACGAACTCAAGCGAAAAAATGAAGCCTTAGCCGGACAGATCTATCGAGTTCATTCCCTACTAGAACAGGTAGAGCGTCAAAAAGACATTATTGCTACTTTAGAAGACCGTCTCAAACAAGCAACAGAACAAATCACCCCAGCTAAGGTTATTTCGTTGACTGGAAAATCACAAACGAAAATAAGTGAAACTATTAAAGCTCAATTAGAAGCAACAGGAATTCAATTAAATCCTACTTTAATCAAAGCGATTAAGTCATCTCAAGAGGAGACGGTTTTAAATGCTATCGAAGCTTACAAAGAAGCTATCATCACGGGCAATGTGGGACGGCCATTAGGTTGGCTTAAACGAGCCATAGAAGAGGAATGGAAACCTAATGGCGCAGTCCAAGCTAAATCAGAACTCGATACCTTCAATGAATGGTTTCCTTTAGCCAAGAACAGAGGTTTAGTCAAAGCCAGTCAAAATACCAAGCAGGGCATTATGGTATACACCGATCATGGAGAGTGCATTGCTTTTGCAGATATGTTGGCTAAGTATCCTGTGGAGAAACTCAAATTATCGTTGTAG
- a CDS encoding ABC transporter ATP-binding protein, which yields MGRRPPEQTLKAAIPSILQVVRRFRPLLCKQRLLLAGSFLALLVETALKLLEPWPLKFVFDRIIVTQSNTNPSSVAVGYGISPMVLLTLLALAIVAIAGLRAFAAYLSTFGMALVTTRVMAEVRGNLYSHLQRLSLSFHNQFKSGDLISCVTYDVERLRMVALKAALPLLTNFFTLVGMLGVMFWLNWELALIAIVTFPLFLFSTTRLIHRIRSATRQHRQWEGAIANIAAEAIGAIKVVQALSLQEMLEKSFFKHNKKSLDQGTQAEKLRAMLERTVEVLIAISTALVLWRGSQLVPQKALTPGELLVFMSYLKSAFDPMRLITKQIGLIAKAAASGERIIDLLDIVPNIRDLKGAIDAPVFHGAVRFEHVSFAYELGKGVLRDISFEVQPGQHVALVGPSGGGKSSLVSLLLRLYDPLEGRILIDGHDIREYKLESLRRQISIVLQDSVLFAVSVRDNIAYGLLCALDEEIQAAARLANAHDFIMELPQGYDTILGERGATLSGGQRQRIAIARAAVRQAPIVILDEPTTGLDNENERLVSEALERLTQSRTTFLISHNLRAVEQVDLILYIEGGRIVECGTHKELMRFGGRYAAMHALQTSIGNSNSHYENGYQCVNDKTN from the coding sequence ATGGGCCGTCGTCCCCCCGAACAAACTCTCAAGGCAGCTATACCAAGTATATTGCAGGTTGTGCGTAGGTTCCGGCCGCTGCTTTGTAAGCAGAGATTACTGCTCGCAGGTTCATTCTTGGCGCTCTTGGTTGAGACTGCCTTAAAGTTACTGGAGCCTTGGCCGCTGAAGTTTGTCTTTGACCGCATCATTGTGACTCAATCCAACACAAACCCCTCGAGTGTTGCCGTTGGCTACGGGATTAGTCCAATGGTTCTACTCACACTCTTGGCTTTAGCAATAGTGGCGATCGCAGGGCTGCGAGCTTTTGCCGCTTACCTGAGTACATTTGGCATGGCACTGGTTACTACCCGCGTGATGGCAGAGGTTCGCGGCAATCTTTACAGTCACCTGCAACGTCTCTCCCTTTCCTTTCATAATCAGTTCAAAAGTGGCGACCTAATCAGCTGTGTTACCTATGATGTCGAGCGTCTGCGGATGGTGGCCCTCAAAGCCGCTCTTCCACTCCTAACCAATTTCTTCACCCTAGTTGGTATGTTGGGTGTGATGTTCTGGCTCAACTGGGAACTGGCTCTGATTGCGATCGTTACTTTTCCTTTATTTTTGTTTTCGACTACGCGTCTGATCCATCGCATTCGAAGCGCTACCCGCCAACATCGCCAGTGGGAGGGAGCCATAGCCAATATAGCTGCCGAAGCGATTGGCGCCATCAAGGTTGTACAAGCACTTTCACTCCAAGAAATGCTTGAAAAAAGTTTTTTCAAGCACAACAAGAAGAGCCTAGATCAAGGAACTCAGGCTGAGAAACTGAGAGCGATGCTGGAGCGGACAGTGGAAGTGTTGATAGCAATCTCCACAGCGCTTGTTCTATGGCGAGGTTCACAACTTGTGCCGCAGAAGGCACTCACCCCAGGGGAACTGCTGGTGTTTATGAGCTACCTTAAGTCTGCCTTTGACCCGATGCGCCTAATCACCAAGCAAATAGGGCTAATTGCTAAAGCAGCGGCTTCGGGAGAGCGGATTATAGATTTACTAGACATTGTGCCTAACATTCGGGATCTAAAAGGTGCCATCGATGCTCCCGTTTTCCATGGCGCGGTGCGGTTTGAGCATGTCAGTTTTGCCTACGAGCTAGGTAAGGGTGTACTGAGAGACATCAGCTTTGAGGTGCAACCTGGCCAGCACGTTGCACTGGTCGGTCCATCTGGGGGCGGTAAGTCAAGCTTGGTCAGTTTACTCTTGCGCCTTTATGACCCTCTGGAAGGACGCATTCTCATTGATGGGCATGACATACGTGAGTACAAGCTGGAGTCGCTACGGCGGCAAATCAGTATTGTGCTGCAAGATAGTGTCCTGTTTGCAGTGAGTGTCCGCGATAACATTGCTTACGGCTTATTGTGTGCCTTAGATGAGGAGATTCAGGCTGCTGCTCGTCTTGCCAATGCCCATGACTTCATCATGGAGCTACCACAGGGCTACGACACCATCCTGGGTGAGCGAGGTGCTACCCTCTCTGGTGGACAACGTCAGCGGATTGCGATTGCCCGTGCTGCCGTGCGCCAGGCCCCGATTGTTATTCTTGACGAGCCAACAACTGGCTTAGACAATGAAAATGAGCGCTTAGTGAGTGAGGCACTTGAGCGTCTTACCCAAAGTCGTACCACTTTTTTAATCTCTCATAATCTCAGAGCAGTCGAGCAAGTGGACCTCATTCTTTACATTGAAGGGGGAAGAATCGTGGAGTGTGGCACCCACAAAGAATTGATGCGCTTTGGTGGTCGATACGCTGCTATGCACGCGCTACAAACCTCGATTGGCAACAGCAATTCTCATTATGAGAATGGTTATCAGTGTGTAAATGATAAGACTAACTGA
- a CDS encoding glycosyltransferase family 2 protein, which translates to MVNPQVTIVVVPRERFSYTRESLESIYNHTDYPFSLVYVDGGSPSHIQSYLEAQAQEKGFHLIRADYYLSPNRARNLGLSQVSSKYVIFIDNDVVVTPGWLNRLVQCAEETGAAIVGPLTCIGKPEHEIIHNAGGETHIVLEQAGETIKRRIHQKTYLADRRVDDVRDQLQRIQCEFVEFHCMLVRTEIFERIGLLDEGLLSTREHIDCCMTVSEVGGSIYCEREAVVTYVPGPPFEWSDLSFFMLRWSDAWDLTSLQHLRQKWNLTEDKYFKKRYERLGHRRHQAFIKPLLQHLSRGQHDPELREILISMERQLNRYISNSYAQNQPQDGQAQALKLPESSVTASSHI; encoded by the coding sequence ATGGTAAATCCGCAAGTAACTATCGTTGTCGTGCCACGGGAGCGTTTCAGCTATACCCGAGAGTCGCTAGAGAGCATCTATAACCACACAGATTATCCATTCTCACTAGTCTATGTAGACGGCGGTTCACCTTCTCATATCCAGAGCTACCTGGAAGCGCAAGCCCAGGAAAAAGGATTTCACCTGATTCGGGCTGATTACTACCTCTCCCCCAATCGGGCCAGAAACCTAGGACTTAGTCAGGTCAGTAGCAAGTACGTTATCTTCATTGATAATGACGTAGTCGTCACACCAGGTTGGCTGAATCGATTAGTGCAATGTGCTGAAGAGACAGGAGCTGCAATTGTTGGACCTCTCACCTGCATTGGCAAGCCGGAGCATGAAATCATTCACAATGCCGGTGGAGAAACACATATTGTACTGGAGCAGGCAGGTGAGACAATCAAACGGCGTATTCATCAGAAAACCTATCTTGCCGATAGGCGAGTGGACGATGTGCGCGACCAACTCCAGCGAATACAGTGTGAGTTCGTAGAGTTCCACTGCATGTTAGTCCGCACGGAAATATTTGAACGCATCGGTCTGCTCGATGAAGGGCTGCTAAGCACTCGGGAACACATAGATTGTTGTATGACAGTGTCTGAGGTGGGAGGCAGTATTTACTGTGAGCGCGAGGCTGTTGTCACCTATGTTCCAGGACCGCCATTCGAGTGGTCGGATCTTTCCTTCTTCATGTTACGCTGGAGCGACGCCTGGGATCTGACTAGCCTACAGCACTTGCGTCAAAAGTGGAACCTGACCGAGGACAAGTACTTCAAAAAACGGTACGAGCGGCTGGGACATCGGCGGCATCAGGCATTCATCAAACCCCTGCTCCAGCACCTTTCCCGCGGGCAGCACGATCCTGAACTCAGGGAAATCCTCATATCTATGGAAAGACAACTGAACCGTTATATCAGCAACAGCTACGCCCAGAACCAACCTCAGGATGGACAGGCTCAAGCCTTGAAGTTGCCTGAGTCTTCTGTAACTGCATCTTCCCATATCTGA
- a CDS encoding class I SAM-dependent methyltransferase has product MDALRAYDPTLFKGAAWYYARYRPRYPSTLFALLSEAFNLNGQGRLLDLGCGTGQIAIPLCDRFDEVVGIDPQPEMLIEAQREAAMVGASNITWVEQRAELISQSLGFFKLVTIGRAFRWMDEKVVLQRCYELLLDDGGLAIISTGGSFWKNSEPWKQKTIEVVKKWRLGEQYTTPDISKKDLLARSPFALKNPDSSYTRSKITKKDLLVRSPFARVAQHQLEFEHIWTIENIIGYLYSTSFCSRTLLGDQVTQFEADLKEALLSLELSGQFKETKPLSVLLAWKR; this is encoded by the coding sequence ATGGACGCACTTCGCGCTTATGACCCTACGTTATTTAAGGGTGCTGCCTGGTATTACGCTCGTTACAGACCACGTTACCCAAGCACATTATTTGCACTGCTATCGGAGGCATTCAATCTGAACGGACAGGGACGGCTCCTAGATCTCGGGTGTGGGACTGGTCAGATCGCAATTCCGTTGTGCGATCGTTTTGATGAAGTAGTTGGAATTGATCCTCAGCCTGAAATGCTAATTGAGGCTCAAAGGGAAGCAGCAATGGTTGGTGCTAGCAATATCACATGGGTTGAGCAACGGGCAGAACTCATTTCTCAATCTTTAGGTTTCTTTAAACTCGTTACGATTGGCAGAGCCTTCCGCTGGATGGATGAGAAAGTGGTTCTCCAACGCTGTTATGAGCTGCTCTTAGATGATGGTGGGCTAGCAATCATTAGTACCGGCGGAAGCTTCTGGAAAAATTCTGAACCTTGGAAGCAAAAGACCATCGAAGTTGTGAAGAAATGGCGGCTGGGCGAGCAATATACCACTCCTGATATCTCCAAAAAAGATCTGCTTGCTAGATCGCCCTTCGCTCTCAAGAACCCCGACAGCAGCTACACTCGCTCCAAAATCACCAAAAAAGATCTGCTTGTTAGGTCACCCTTTGCTCGGGTGGCACAGCATCAATTAGAGTTCGAGCACATTTGGACTATTGAGAACATCATCGGCTATTTGTACTCGACATCCTTTTGTTCGCGAACACTTCTTGGCGATCAGGTGACGCAATTCGAGGCGGATTTGAAGGAAGCACTTCTCTCGTTAGAGTTGTCGGGGCAGTTTAAGGAAACAAAACCACTTTCGGTACTCCTTGCATGGAAGCGATAA
- a CDS encoding glycosyltransferase family protein, which yields MKKIMFYCQYLLGMGHLVRSTEILRSLVKDFQVCFINGGQIVQGFEIPPAVKALNLPALRSESGAQGVQELKVVDSSHSLEEVQEIRKNQLLTTFKQFEPDCLITEFFPFGRSLLLFELMPLLKQVQSTGRSTKVVCSLRDIVLAKSKPDRAQQEETICKLMNQYFDMLLVHSDPKLQRLEESFSRVKDLTCEVHYTGYVVQSPPDNLIATDEDIASLNSREPMILVSVGGGRLGHELLECMVEAAPILERVLPHRLQIFTGPFMPEEKFLQLQKKAVGRTNITLRRYTPNLLAYMEKADLSISLAGYNTIMNILRTRVRAMVFPSNKDREQPTRAEKLEQLGIVEVIRPHELEPNHFARKIITCLNQKTAAVSFDFIDLSGAYKTANLLKELLQRQVCAVYSSV from the coding sequence ATGAAAAAGATCATGTTTTACTGCCAATATCTTTTGGGGATGGGGCACCTTGTTCGGAGTACAGAAATTCTCCGTAGCCTGGTTAAGGATTTTCAAGTTTGTTTCATTAATGGTGGCCAGATTGTGCAGGGGTTTGAAATTCCACCAGCCGTTAAAGCGCTCAACCTCCCGGCGCTCCGATCGGAGTCTGGGGCACAAGGAGTTCAGGAACTCAAGGTAGTGGACAGTTCCCATAGTCTTGAGGAAGTTCAAGAAATCCGAAAAAATCAGCTTCTTACAACGTTCAAGCAGTTTGAGCCGGATTGTTTAATTACGGAGTTTTTCCCGTTTGGTAGGAGCCTACTCTTATTTGAGTTGATGCCACTGTTAAAGCAAGTGCAATCCACAGGACGTTCAACAAAGGTGGTCTGCAGTCTTCGAGATATTGTCCTGGCGAAGTCAAAACCAGATCGAGCACAACAGGAAGAAACAATTTGTAAATTGATGAACCAATACTTTGATATGCTACTGGTCCACTCAGATCCAAAGCTGCAGAGATTAGAGGAAAGCTTTTCTAGAGTCAAAGACCTCACTTGTGAAGTGCATTACACAGGGTATGTTGTGCAATCCCCGCCAGATAATCTTATAGCTACTGATGAGGATATCGCCAGTCTCAATTCAAGAGAACCGATGATTTTGGTTAGTGTTGGTGGTGGAAGATTAGGACATGAACTGCTGGAATGTATGGTGGAAGCAGCTCCGATTCTTGAAAGAGTTTTGCCTCATCGCCTTCAAATATTTACTGGACCTTTTATGCCAGAGGAGAAGTTTTTACAACTGCAAAAAAAGGCAGTGGGCAGAACCAACATCACTCTACGGCGATACACCCCAAACTTACTTGCCTATATGGAAAAAGCAGACCTTTCAATTAGTCTAGCTGGCTACAACACTATAATGAATATTCTCAGGACTAGGGTCCGAGCCATGGTTTTCCCCTCCAATAAAGACCGGGAGCAGCCTACAAGAGCTGAGAAACTAGAGCAACTTGGAATAGTTGAAGTCATTCGTCCTCATGAGCTAGAACCTAATCACTTTGCCAGAAAAATTATTACCTGTCTCAACCAAAAGACTGCTGCGGTCAGCTTTGATTTTATTGACCTTAGTGGTGCATATAAGACCGCTAATTTGCTGAAAGAGTTACTTCAAAGACAGGTTTGTGCTGTTTATTCATCTGTCTAG
- a CDS encoding transposase, with protein sequence MCTVSVIGGVSRKSYIQMMEQEALEAEKSGRIRVIVQDNGPIHRCKEAILLWAKWEDMGLFIFFLPKYCSEMNPIELEWQHLKKDELASKIFEDELDLAGSCD encoded by the coding sequence TTGTGTACAGTAAGCGTGATTGGCGGCGTTTCACGCAAATCTTATATTCAAATGATGGAACAAGAAGCACTCGAAGCCGAAAAGTCTGGACGTATTAGAGTCATCGTGCAGGACAACGGTCCAATACATCGGTGTAAAGAAGCAATTCTGTTATGGGCAAAGTGGGAAGACATGGGTTTGTTCATCTTCTTTTTACCTAAATATTGTTCGGAAATGAACCCGATTGAATTGGAGTGGCAACACCTTAAAAAAGATGAATTAGCCTCGAAAATCTTTGAGGACGAGTTAGACCTTGCCGGGAGCTGTGATTGA
- a CDS encoding ABC transporter transmembrane domain-containing protein: protein MGGLSSIAAYLSTYGMSLAVVQVLSEVRVDLFSHLQHLSLSFYQQFKSGDLIARVTADIERMRIVTIKTVLPLLTNTVTLLGMMAIMFWLNWELALVAIAIFPLCFLLTSRLVSRIRKFARKHRTSEGVLASTTGNTIGAIKVVQALSLHNLLKSIFVQQNNKSLDEAVQSLKLSAALERTVQVLITT from the coding sequence ATGGGAGGGCTATCTAGCATTGCAGCCTACCTAAGTACCTATGGTATGTCCTTGGCTGTTGTTCAGGTGTTGTCAGAGGTACGTGTCGATCTTTTCAGTCACTTGCAGCATCTTTCCCTGTCTTTTTACCAGCAGTTCAAGAGTGGCGACTTGATCGCTCGCGTGACAGCTGATATTGAAAGAATGCGGATTGTCACTATCAAAACTGTTCTGCCTTTGCTAACGAACACTGTCACCTTGCTGGGTATGATGGCGATCATGTTTTGGCTCAATTGGGAACTGGCGTTGGTGGCGATCGCTATTTTTCCTCTGTGTTTTCTGTTAACAAGCCGCTTGGTTAGCCGCATTCGTAAGTTTGCACGCAAACATCGGACTTCTGAAGGTGTCTTAGCTTCAACAACGGGTAATACGATTGGTGCCATCAAGGTGGTACAGGCGCTTTCTCTCCATAATCTGCTGAAAAGCATTTTTGTGCAGCAAAACAACAAGAGCTTGGATGAAGCTGTCCAATCTCTGAAACTCTCGGCGGCGCTGGAACGGACAGTGCAAGTATTGATTACGACATGA
- a CDS encoding FkbM family methyltransferase — translation MIGNASYTRKMAVDLSYRLERLVYLYADWRLRKTTKQHTPDIQLCGNYYIDVSCVNQHDIVYSCGVGRNIEFDEALHKAFGCDIHMFDPTPVAVDYMVKVMDRLYLKFYPWGVWIEDKTMPFYFKKEEKGKLQNLSITNLFQTTKYLVLDCYSLPTIMKRLSHNRIDILKMDIEGTAMPVLEKLMESDICPRQMIFELEKGRTPLLEFHKRMHRLLRQIESKGYALYFQPRQKKSKYNFQFLAVRDS, via the coding sequence TTGATTGGAAATGCCTCCTACACACGCAAAATGGCGGTGGATCTCTCTTACCGCCTCGAACGGCTTGTATATCTTTACGCCGATTGGCGTTTGCGGAAAACCACAAAGCAGCACACGCCAGACATCCAGCTGTGCGGCAACTACTACATTGACGTTAGCTGCGTGAATCAGCACGACATCGTGTACTCCTGTGGTGTTGGCAGGAACATCGAATTCGATGAGGCTCTGCACAAAGCGTTCGGCTGTGATATCCATATGTTCGACCCAACCCCGGTCGCCGTTGATTATATGGTAAAGGTAATGGATCGACTCTACCTGAAGTTCTATCCGTGGGGCGTATGGATTGAAGACAAGACCATGCCTTTCTATTTTAAGAAGGAAGAAAAGGGCAAACTACAGAACTTATCCATAACCAACCTCTTTCAAACCACCAAATACCTAGTTTTGGACTGCTACAGCCTGCCGACCATAATGAAACGGCTGTCACACAACCGGATCGACATCCTCAAGATGGATATCGAAGGCACCGCTATGCCCGTACTTGAGAAACTGATGGAAAGTGATATCTGCCCGAGACAAATGATTTTTGAACTCGAAAAGGGCCGAACACCGCTGCTGGAGTTTCACAAACGTATGCATCGACTGCTGCGACAGATTGAATCGAAAGGCTACGCCCTCTACTTTCAGCCGAGACAGAAGAAGAGCAAATACAACTTTCAGTTCCTTGCCGTGCGAGATAGTTAA
- a CDS encoding IS6 family transposase (programmed frameshift), producing MKPKHPFKWRHYQAEIILLCVGWYLRYPLSYRNLEEMMTERGLSVDHTTIYRWVQHYAPELEKRCRSHLKPTNKQARVDETYIKVKGKWKYLYRXVDSAGNTIDFMLSAKRDKRAAKRFFCKALKITCNQLPRVINVDKNAAYPTSIEELKAESTLTQACELRQNKYLNNLVEQDHRFIKKLVNPGLGFKSFHTARRTIIGYEMMNTIRKGQLQGVAKGDILGQVEFLSQIFGVAA from the exons ATGAAGCCCAAGCATCCGTTTAAGTGGCGGCACTATCAAGCCGAAATCATCCTGCTGTGCGTGGGGTGGTATCTTCGGTATCCATTGTCGTACCGCAACTTGGAGGAGATGATGACCGAGAGGGGGCTAAGCGTTGACCATACGACTATATATAGATGGGTGCAGCACTATGCCCCAGAACTAGAAAAACGGTGTCGTTCACATCTCAAGCCGACAAAT AAACAGGCGCGCGTGGATGAAACCTATATCAAGGTGAAAGGTAAGTGGAAATATTTGTACCGAGNTGTTGATTCTGCTGGCAATACTATTGACTTTATGCTGAGTGCCAAAAGAGATAAACGAGCAGCTAAACGTTTCTTCTGCAAAGCTTTAAAGATAACTTGCAATCAACTTCCTCGTGTAATTAATGTGGACAAAAACGCGGCTTATCCAACATCCATTGAAGAGTTGAAAGCCGAATCAACATTGACTCAAGCTTGTGAGTTACGCCAAAACAAATATCTAAATAATCTTGTGGAGCAAGACCATAGGTTTATCAAGAAGTTAGTCAATCCTGGTCTTGGCTTCAAATCATTTCACACCGCTAGAAGGACAATTATTGGTTATGAAATGATGAACACAATTAGAAAAGGACAGCTCCAAGGAGTGGCAAAAGGAGACATTTTAGGTCAAGTAGAATTCTTGTCTCAAATTTTTGGAGTTGCTGCATAA